A region of the Prevotella melaninogenica genome:
ATTTTAATAATGTTTTATATAATAATTGAAGTCTGCTTTATTTTTAGGAGCTATATCACGCATTATAACCCCATACATTCCACTTGGAATTGGTGATTTCCAATAATCTAATCCCTTTTTCTTCAAGAAATTAACGACTTTCATTTTGTCTGTATATTCTTTAGAACCAATTGGATATATGCATTTACGTAGTTTATATAGAATGTCTACTTCAAAAGTGGAATAATCAGGCTTATCCAAGTCTATTTCTGTAAACTTTCTGCGATACTCTGCTCCTTTTTGCAGAAGATATAACATAATATCCATCCTACCATGAATCATACAATTTTCTATTGCACAACTTTCAGTAGTTGTTTCATAATTAATGTTTGCTCCTGCATCAACTAATAATTTAACTTTCTCAAAGGAGGAAAAAACAGCAGCACTTAAAGCAAATTCTCTCATTGGTACAATCTCTCCCAAACCATTCTCCTGAACTCCACAAGCTGTTGAATTTGGATTTCCTCCATATTTCAGTAATAAAGCAAGTATTTTACTTGAGGGTCTAGTAAAGCGACAAGCTAGTAACACAGCACTTTGTCCAAAGTATTTAGTGGAGTCATTATGTGCATTAGGATCAGCTCCCAGCTCTAATAATTTTTTAACGGATTCTATTTTATTAGTACGTGTTGCTAACATCAAAAGAGTCTGCTTGTACTTTGGATCTCGATAATCTACAGAAATATGCATCTGTAAAACTTGTTTAGAAATTTCTGTAGTATCTTCATCCTCAACAGCCTTTGCTAAAGACCATGCAGGCGTATATTTATACAACCTAAAATCATCTCCTAACATGTCGTTCACGTTAGGCTCGGTACACGAAGAACAAACAAACAATACTAAGAATAAAAGATGCCTCATATTTATAATAATTTATTGTGGGAAACCATGAAAGGAGTCTATGTACATACGTTGGTATAACTCATTTTTAGCTTTTATCTCATCTTTCATTAATTCAATGTCAGTCCGATAAAAATTTTGGATGCTATGCCCTAGAATCGCCCTTCTATTGAATCTATAGTGTGGAAAACCATCTGCACGGAGCCCAACTGACCGCTGAACCTTATGAAGTTCATCTTGCCAGTTTATATAAGCATCAATTCTTGGAAACTTTCTATTGAAAATAGTAAATGGACTTACCCATGCAGCATTAAATGTCATGGCACTACGTCCTGTTTTATATGCATTAGCTGCTGCTAGCCCCCCACCTAAACTGTGCCCCGTAAATGTAAGTTCGGAGTTACCAATCACTTGGGATATCTTTTCCGCATTCCTCATGGAAATATCATACTGCTCTGACTTTCCGATAATCTGCTTTATATTATTTTTCCAATCGTTCATTTCAGTAAAATCTGTTCCTGCAGTAGCATAAACATATTCCGTCTTCCCTTTATAAGTCCTTTCGTATATTGCAGACTTAAAACCAGAATCTTTATCTCTCAAAGTAATACCACTAATTGTCTTATTATATTTCGATAGATGCCAGCCACCTGTCAAGGTTACTTTCTCTGTACCATAAACATGTGCAGAAATTCTAGCAGCCTCTTCTTCTGTCGGTCTTTCTCCATTAGGGTCTATCAGTTTAATGGGATTCCCAAAACAATATGAATAAGAACCATCTTTTGGCATTTTTTCTATTTGTGGATCCACCCCATACCACAGACTCGTGACTGGGTTCATGTATCTTGCACCGTAATAGTACAGACCTGTTTCTTCATCGAACTCTTTGCCATTGAACTTATATGGCAGGTCTTCGGAGCTGCTATGCTCGTCAATCAACAGCTCACCATACGGCAGGTAAGCATCATACTGTGTGATGTTACCCTTATCATCGGTGATGTAAGATGTTGAGCCGAGGTGGTCACTGTGATAGAAGAAGGTTTCCTCCTTCGTTGTGTCATTAGGAATATAGCCATAACCAGCCTGTGGGTCATCAGGGTTGCTCGGGTCATTCCAGCTTACAGGTGGACCGGGGTTAGTATTCGGTGTGGTGTTGGGGCGTGGAGTCTGAATCCAACCCTGTGGCACATCGTGGTTACCGAGTGTGTCAATGATAGAGTTATATCCTCGCTTGGTATTCTCTGGATCACCATACGCACCCTTCATTGTAGGTACACCAGGGGCAATGCCCTGCTGCTTGTAATACGCTTCCTTCTGACGTTGGATTTGGTTCATACGTTCAGCATAGTCCTGCTGACCAGCCGTTACGTATGAGCCATTACGTCCATAAACGTTGTTGAACAGACCTGTTCCTATCCTTGAAGCAACTCGTTTGTCACCAATGAAGTAATGCTTCGTAAATCTGTTCTTGTTGACAGAGAGGATACTTGCAGGATAAAGTGTGAAGTTGTCTGTCTCGTGGAAGGTAATACCCTGTGGTGCACCATTGATATACACACCCTCCATCGTTCCGTAACTCTTCATGATACGTTCACCAGCAGCGTTGTAAGTATATCGACTTGTCTTGCCATTATCAGAAAGAACCATCAACCGATTATCCTCGTCCCAGTACATCTCACGGGTCGTATTGGTTGAGTCATTTGTTACCAGTGTTGGATTGCCGTTGGCATCATACGTGTAATGATCGTGACCAATCTGTGTTGGGGCCGTCGGGTGGTTACTGTCCTCATACTTATAAGCAAAGTTATAAGACTTAGCAGTTGTTGTTGAGTCCACTTTCTGTACCTTAGTGAGTGGTTCACTCATCCGTCCGAACGACATCACCATATCATACGATGCACGCTTAGCCTTACCGCTGGCATGAATAAGACGGTTCAGCTCATCATACTCATACGTATGCGAACTCCTTCCTCCCAGCTTCGCCTTGTTGAGCTTCGTCAGCGATGTTGGGTTGGCAGCATTCGTGATGCCGAGGATATTATCCACAGCATCATAACTATATCTGTTCTCCATCACAGTCTGACCATCCGCTGTAAGGTTCATCACCTGCAGACGTTCACGCTGCTTGTCGTAGGCATAGGTAGTCTCCGTGCCATTACCGAGTTTCGTATAGACCGTATAACCCTCCTTATCGTAACCTATCTTATCAACAATAAAACTTTCATGCCCACTTATTGCTCGCAAATCGATAAAAATCTATGACTTTCTTATAGAGGAAGATCAGGAGTTAGGATTATTGATTTATGCTTCGATACGAGTTTTATGTCAAAACTATTTCTTTTTTTTATTAAACTATCTCCTACCTGAACTGTATGTAGATCCCACTTTGAAGAAATACCTAATTTAAGAATCTGTCCCTTTCTATCGATACCATAAACATAATATTTGCGTGCTTCTTTCTTTATGCTCAAGACTTTCACACAATATGATTGCCCTTTAACGTATTGATTATAAGAGTTATTACTCAGATCATCTTGTTTAATAAAAATAAAAAAGAGAATAACACAGAACATTGGCCATAAAATACGTCTTCTTAAAAAAATGGTATCCATGTGCGTCCTCCTCCTTTTGACATATCAAACCTTGCTGGATTGGCATTTAGACTCACTCCATACGACCTTGAA
Encoded here:
- a CDS encoding ankyrin repeat domain-containing protein, with product MLGDDFRLYKYTPAWSLAKAVEDEDTTEISKQVLQMHISVDYRDPKYKQTLLMLATRTNKIESVKKLLELGADPNAHNDSTKYFGQSAVLLACRFTRPSSKILALLLKYGGNPNSTACGVQENGLGEIVPMREFALSAAVFSSFEKVKLLVDAGANINYETTTESCAIENCMIHGRMDIMLYLLQKGAEYRRKFTEIDLDKPDYSTFEVDILYKLRKCIYPIGSKEYTDKMKVVNFLKKKGLDYWKSPIPSGMYGVIMRDIAPKNKADFNYYIKHY
- a CDS encoding RHS repeat domain-containing protein; translation: MYWDEDNRLMVLSDNGKTSRYTYNAAGERIMKSYGTMEGVYINGAPQGITFHETDNFTLYPASILSVNKNRFTKHYFIGDKRVASRIGTGLFNNVYGRNGSYVTAGQQDYAERMNQIQRQKEAYYKQQGIAPGVPTMKGAYGDPENTKRGYNSIIDTLGNHDVPQGWIQTPRPNTTPNTNPGPPVSWNDPSNPDDPQAGYGYIPNDTTKEETFFYHSDHLGSTSYITDDKGNITQYDAYLPYGELLIDEHSSSEDLPYKFNGKEFDEETGLYYYGARYMNPVTSLWYGVDPQIEKMPKDGSYSYCFGNPIKLIDPNGERPTEEEAARISAHVYGTEKVTLTGGWHLSKYNKTISGITLRDKDSGFKSAIYERTYKGKTEYVYATAGTDFTEMNDWKNNIKQIIGKSEQYDISMRNAEKISQVIGNSELTFTGHSLGGGLAAANAYKTGRSAMTFNAAWVSPFTIFNRKFPRIDAYINWQDELHKVQRSVGLRADGFPHYRFNRRAILGHSIQNFYRTDIELMKDEIKAKNELYQRMYIDSFHGFPQ